A window of the Lactuca sativa cultivar Salinas chromosome 5, Lsat_Salinas_v11, whole genome shotgun sequence genome harbors these coding sequences:
- the LOC111902484 gene encoding bet1-like SNARE 1-1 — protein sequence MNTRRDVRGNRAALFDEIEDGGIRASSSYSSHEIDEQENDRAMDGLQDRVLMLKRLTGDIHEEVEGHNRMLDRMGNDMDSSRGLLSGTMDKFKTVFETKSSRRMFTLVASFVVGFLVIYYLTR from the exons ATGAATACGCGAAG AGATGTGCGTGGAAACAGAGCTGCTCTATTTGATGAAATTGAAGATGGTGGAATTAGAGCCTCATCTTCTTACTCCTCCCATGAAATTGATGAACAGGAAAATGATAGAGCAATGGATGGGCTGCAAGATAGGGTTCTTATGCTGAAAAGG TTGACAGGTGATATCCATGAAGAAGTAGAAGGTCATAACCGCATGTTGGATAGAATG GGGAATGATATGGATTCTTCAAGAGGTCTACTCTCTGGTACAATGGATAAATTCAAGACG GTATTTGAAACAAAATCAAGCAGAAGGATGTTTACACTTGTGGCTTCATTTGTGGTGGGTTTTTTGGTGATATATTATCTGACTAGATAA